A section of the Schistosoma haematobium chromosome ZW, whole genome shotgun sequence genome encodes:
- a CDS encoding hypothetical protein (EggNog:ENOG410JNWW~COG:S): MMNEYIRSNINLTKKNGMLSVTKGKQPTTTKVRSKLASRKVIFEDPLCLNDKDIVADELLVQKEADYLSNNHNINSDFSNKTGGNLESINDDIELIDLKGKVQDLSVQLEEICKYSRSPLNENDVCFCHDLVGGKCLLPQNRTYTDSPRLQTPPKVWFSKPDCCQSCTVPCCVKADSSSTNLLNNPEKLRPLTDEELLQDNLNDIRHRLSLLQDNYASKHLPSSVSNKIERDIDEHLEKLNKENSIQKQYHDLPTNRKSTYQTIKGKSLTDQKKSVDHQSLKSKTKPTITEKQFLLNQQKYRKVPKEKLIHSSYNKLQLPNNKLKCENITKSLNEKQDKNLIKNISNYDNGDDDDDDPEITLDKLEKYLETSDMIMDSKSEDLKTKNTQQETKLNETKEMVNELRSVYREIKDLLLNVRNRFDENNSIKLEQTEKIDPNTNSNALLSNSQPVLTPGTLLPSIRLAMEYSGKTISPTDDITQLISNLPDDPLVKASTALYELNRRRNNLENNLAALEFSHNDQSIFGLLDLLNKDKSSAEKARIQAMINDAIEKVVHDKKSEKNNRSIGRISRLTQPKSQLTTQPKQMRDTSSSCSSPTRSRNVIDLFHQPKLYSTDRSPSPVTLTSPWRLNRRRAKRPLYPRSVNDPVRPRTAVLRLSDENLTGISSSQRRMQRSNSKVVRFSDHQNDETIESTTEPQQLQSNKYINMQAKIFTKPNSGIIPLGMYQYSLAIGPSRKYNKEDKCPHIILLVVLLSIDFIFQFISTMEISILIFIVLISTDTSGLLHEKGTGFHFQSNQSTEQPSNNFNALSRTELEDNILSRLVLQISDQLAKNQSQSHDTSSKENLQHLVETALLERIGSMLSPASVSPNPTNQLLRTEQQQLKTPSSSPDRTSHSGLLDIPTPMDSINKSELPYPDDLVHTKSKTPEPKSNWQPYNPDEESIFRNSRSPPTNPHHISTPEPSFADNFSLRSKLRSQSSSPIN, from the exons ATGATGAATGAGTATATTCGTTCAAACATAAATTTGACGAAGAAAAATGGTATGCTTAGTGTCACAAAAGGTAAGCagccaacaacaacaaaagttaGATCAAAACTCGCAAGCAG GAAAGTTATTTTTGAAGATCCTTTATGCCTGAATGACAAAGACATCGTTGCTGACGAGCTACTAGTTCAAAAAGAGGCTGATTATCTTAGTAATAACCACAATATCAATAGcgatttttcaaataaaaccGGTGGTAATTTAGAAAGCATCAATGACGATATTGAACTAATTGATTTGAAAGGAAAG GTTCAAGATTTGTCAGTGCAGTTAGAAGAAATATGTAAATATTCACGTTCACctttaaatgaaaatgatgtATGTTTCTGTCATGACCTCGTTGGTGGAAAATGCTTATTACCACAAAATCGTACTTATACTGACTCTCCACGGTTACAAACCCCGCCAAAAGTTTGGTTCTCTAAACCAGATTGTTGTCAGTCGTGCACAGTACCATGTTGTGTTAAAGCTGACTCGAGCTCtacaaatttattgaataatccgGAAAAGTTACGACCACTTACTGATGAAGAATTACTACAG GATAATTTAAATGACATCAGACATCGTTTATCATTACTACAAGATAATTATGCATCAAAACATTTACCATCATCTGTATCAAATAAAATTGAACGTGATATTGATGAACATTTGGAAAAACTCAATAAAGAAAATTCAATACAAAAGCAATATCATGATTTACCAACTAATCGAAAATCAACATATCAAACTATCAAGGGAAAATCATTAACTGATCAAAAAAAATCAGTCGATCATCAGTCTTTGAAATCGAAAAcaa aacCAACAATTACAGAGAAACAATTtctgttaaatcaacaaaaATATAGAAAAGTTccaaaagaaaaattaattcattcatcttataataaattacaattacctaataataaattaaaatgtgaaaatataacaaaatctttaaatgaaaaacaagatAAAAACTTAATAAAAAATATCAGCAATTATGataatggtgatgatgatgatgatgatcctGAAATAACTTTGgataaattagaaaaatatttgGAAACTTCTGATATGATTATGGATTCAAAATCTGaagatttaaaaacaaaaaa TACTCAACAAGAAACAAAACTAAACGAAACAAAAGAAATGGTGAATGAACTTCGCTCAGTTTATCGAGAAATAAAAGACTTATTACTA AATGTTCGTAATCGATTTGATGAAAACAACAGTATCAAATTAGAACAAACAGAGAAAATTGATCCA AATACAAATTCAAACGCCTTACTGTCAAACTCCCAACCTGTACTTACGCCTGGTACTTTACTTCCAAGTATTCGACTTGCAATGGAATATTCTGGTAAAACAATTTCACCTACAGATGATATAACTCAATTAATATCTAATTTACCTGATGATCCTCTTGTTAAAGCTTCAACTGCATTGTATGAACTTAATCGACGACGTAATAATCTAGAGAATAATCTTGCTGCGTTAGAATTTTCAcataatgatcaatcaatttttggattacttgatttattaaataaagataA GTCGTCAGCGGAGAAAGCTCGCATACAAGCTATGATAAATGATGCAATCGAGAAAGTTGTTCATGATAAA AAAtcagaaaaaaacaacagaTCAATTGGCCGCATTTCACGACTAACTCAACCGAAATCTCAATTAACCACCCAACCAAAACAAATGAGGGATACATCAAGTTCTTGTAGTTCCCCAACGAGGTCAAGGAACGTGATTGATTTATTTCATCAACCTAAATTATACTCTACAGATCGTTCTCCGTCACCAGTAACGCTTACTTCTCCATGGCGTTTAAATAGACGAAGAGCTAAACGACCATTATATCCACGTTCAGTTAATGATCCCGTTAGGCCACGGACAGCTGTCCTACGGTTAAGTGATGAAAATCTAACTGGGA tttctTCTTCACAAAGACGAATGCAAAGATCTAATTCAAAAGTTGTACGATTTAGTGATCATCAAAATGATGAAACAATTGAATCAACTACAGAACCACAACaattacaatcaaataaatatattaatatgCAAGCtaaaattttcacaaaaccAAATTCAGGTATAATTCCATTAGGTATGTATCAATATTCACTTGCAATAGGACCTAGtagaaaatataataaagaagATAAG tgtCCACATATAATATTATTAGTTGTCTTATTatcaattgattttatttttcaatttataTCAACTATGGAAATTTCTATTTTAATATTCATTGTA CTAATTTCTACTGATACATCTGGTTTACTTCATGAAAAAGGCACTGGATTTCATTTTCAGTCAAATCAATCAACTGAACAACCTTCAAATAATTTCAATGCCTTATCTCGTACGGAGTTGGAAGATAATATTTTATCACGTCTTGTCTTACAGATCTCTGATCAGTTAGCTAAAAATCAATCGCAAAGTCATG ACACTTCATCCAAAGAAAATTTACAACATTTAGTTGAAACTGCACTATTAGAACGTATTGGATCGATGCTTTCTCCAGCATCAGTTAGCCCTAATCCAACTAATCAACTACTACGAACAGAACAGCAACAACTCAAAACACCGTCTTCATCACCTGACCGGACTAGTCATTCAGGTCTACTGGATATTCCTACTCCGATGGACAGTATAAATAAGAGTGAATTACCTTATCCAGATGATCTTGTTCACACAAAGAGTAAA ACACCAGAACCAAAATCAAATTGGCAACCATACAATCCGGATGAAGAAAGTATTTTTAGAAATTCACGATCACCACCAACTAATCCCCATCATATTTCTACACCTGAACCATCATTTGCAGATAATTTCAGTCTTCGATCCAAATTACGTTCTCAATCTTCAAGTCCTATAAATTAA